A single window of Salvia splendens isolate huo1 chromosome 6, SspV2, whole genome shotgun sequence DNA harbors:
- the LOC121806231 gene encoding upstream activation factor subunit UAF30-like — translation MVSDSELIERLRDALSKSDLSTTTNATLRRRLEEELGVDLSDRKAFIREQVDIIMQGPIENEDGIDDEGSPEAAEEEEEEEEVEESSNSGTGKKVAKKRSRTKDNEEVKKRGGGFTKLCSLSPELQKFTGVPELARTEVVKQLWAHIKENNLQDPSNRKSIICDDTLHNLFGVDTIDMFQMNKALTKHIWPLDSDGASVAASVDSAPKVKQKKKAKDEDEDEPKRKGKRQRSGNSSFLAPIKLSDALVKFLGTGESALPRSDVIKRIWDYIKLNNLQDPSDKRQILCDEKLKELFNLDTFCGFTVSKHLTAHFIKTEQ, via the exons ATGGTATCGGATTCGGAGCTGATCGAGCGGTTGCGCGATGCCCTCAGCAAGTCGGAcctctccaccaccaccaacgccaccctccgccgccgcctcgagGAGGAATTAGGCGTCGATTTGTCTGATAGGAAGGCTTTTATTAGGGAGCAGGTCGATATAATCATGCAAGGACCAATTGAAAATGAGGACGGAATTGATGATGAAGGATCGCCGGAAGcagcggaggaggaggaggaagaggaggaggtggAAGAATCGTCAAATTCTGGCACCGGTAAAAAAGTCGCGAAGAAACG ATCTAGGACAAAGGACAACGAGGAGGTCAAAAAGAGAGGTGGAGGGTTTACGAAGCTATGCAGTCTTTCCCCAGAGCTTCAGAAATTCACCGGGGTACCAGAATTGGCTCGAACTGAG GTTGTCAAGCAACTTTGGGCGCACATTAAAGAGAATAATTTGCAAGATCCGTCCAATAGGAAGAGTATAATCTGCGATGATACATTGCACAATCTTTTTGGTGTTGATACCATAGATATGTTTCAGATGAACAAGGCACTGACAAAGCATATTTGGCCCTTGGATTCTGATGGTG CCTCAGTAGCAGCTTCAGTTGATTCTGCACCCAAggtgaagcagaagaagaaAGCAAAAGATGAAG ATGAAGATGAGCCAAAGAGAAAAGGGAAGCGGCAGAGAAGTGGAAATTCGTCCTTTCTTGCTCCTATTAAACTATCTGATGCATTAGTGAAGTTCCTTGGCACTGGAGAAAGTGCACTTCCTCGTTCTGATGTTATTAAGAGGATCTGGGATTACATCAAGCTCAACAACCTGCAG GATCCATCGGACAAAAGACAAATACTATGCGATGAGAAGCTGAAAGAACTTTTTAATCTTGATACCTTCTGTGGATTTACAGTTTCGAAACACCTAACTGCTCATTTCATAAAGACAGAACAGTGA